A stretch of the Filimonas lacunae genome encodes the following:
- a CDS encoding NAD+ synthase: MKIVLAQQNYHIGNFESNTNKIIEGIAQAKAQGADLVVFTEMSICGYPARDFVEFSDFINKCYEAVNTIAAYADGIGVLVGSPARNSIEGGKSLFNAAFMLYDKKIQQVVHKTLLPTYDVFDENRYFEPAYEWHVIPFKGKKLAVTICEDIWNLGNSILYRICPMDALMAQKPDVMINLSASPFDYTHNDDRKAIVKANVLKYGLPMFYCNAVGSQTEIVFDGGSLIFDKAGNLCKALPLFEEAVDGVILNDDGSLDAGIVASAASLPDAELNPEQLQPTLHIEQVYQALVMGIRDYFAKMGFTKAILGSSGGIDSAVTLALACEALGKENVRAILMPSPYSTEHSVNDAVQLSQNLNNPYDVVRIDNIYQSFLDTLQPVFNNLPFSLAEENMQSRTRGNLLMAIANKFGYILLNTSNKSELSTGYGTLYGDMAGGLGVLGDCYKLQVYELAKYINRNQEIIPGNIITKPPSAELRPDQKDSDSLPDYAILDSILYQYIERRQGPAEIMAQGFDSALVNRVLKMVNVNEYKRNQFCPIIRVSPKAFGVGRRMPIVGKYLS, translated from the coding sequence ATGAAGATTGTACTGGCACAACAGAATTATCACATTGGCAATTTTGAGAGTAACACCAACAAGATTATAGAAGGCATTGCCCAGGCAAAAGCGCAAGGCGCTGACCTGGTGGTATTTACCGAAATGAGCATTTGCGGCTATCCCGCACGCGACTTTGTAGAATTTTCCGATTTCATTAATAAGTGTTACGAAGCTGTCAATACCATTGCCGCTTATGCCGATGGCATTGGTGTGTTGGTAGGTTCGCCTGCACGCAACAGCATTGAGGGCGGTAAAAGCCTTTTTAACGCAGCCTTTATGCTGTATGATAAAAAGATTCAGCAGGTGGTGCACAAAACATTGTTACCCACTTATGATGTGTTTGACGAGAACCGGTATTTTGAGCCCGCCTACGAATGGCATGTGATTCCTTTTAAAGGCAAGAAACTGGCCGTTACTATATGTGAAGACATCTGGAACCTGGGTAACAGCATTTTATATCGCATATGCCCTATGGACGCACTGATGGCCCAAAAACCAGACGTGATGATTAACCTTAGCGCGTCGCCTTTTGATTATACACATAATGATGACCGTAAAGCCATTGTAAAAGCCAATGTGCTTAAATATGGCCTGCCCATGTTTTACTGTAATGCAGTAGGCAGTCAAACGGAGATTGTGTTTGACGGCGGATCGCTCATATTTGACAAGGCAGGTAACCTGTGCAAGGCCTTGCCCCTGTTTGAAGAAGCAGTAGATGGGGTAATATTAAATGACGATGGCAGCCTGGATGCAGGTATAGTAGCATCTGCCGCAAGCCTGCCCGATGCAGAGCTCAACCCTGAGCAGTTGCAGCCCACCTTGCACATAGAACAGGTGTACCAGGCACTGGTGATGGGTATACGTGATTATTTCGCCAAAATGGGCTTTACCAAGGCTATCCTCGGCAGCTCGGGTGGCATAGACTCCGCAGTGACACTGGCACTGGCCTGCGAAGCATTGGGAAAAGAGAATGTGAGGGCGATATTAATGCCTTCGCCCTACTCCACCGAACATTCAGTAAATGATGCTGTACAGCTGAGCCAAAACCTGAACAATCCTTACGATGTTGTACGTATTGACAATATATATCAGTCATTTTTAGATACACTCCAGCCTGTTTTCAACAACCTGCCTTTTTCACTGGCAGAAGAGAATATGCAAAGCCGTACACGTGGCAACCTGTTAATGGCCATTGCCAACAAGTTTGGGTATATACTGCTGAACACGTCCAACAAAAGTGAGCTAAGCACCGGCTATGGCACTTTATACGGCGATATGGCAGGCGGCCTGGGTGTGCTGGGAGATTGTTATAAGTTACAGGTGTATGAACTGGCCAAATACATTAACCGCAACCAGGAAATTATACCCGGCAATATTATTACCAAACCACCCAGTGCAGAACTGCGGCCTGACCAGAAAGACAGCGACAGCCTGCCGGACTATGCCATTCTCGACAGCATTTTATATCAATATATTGAAAGGCGCCAGGGGCCTGCCGAAATAATGGCCCAGGGATTTGATAGTGCACTTGTAAACAGGGTGTTAAAAATGGTGAACGTAAACGAATACAAGCGTAACCAGTTTTGCCCCATTATAAGGGTATCACCGAAGGCTTTTGGGGTAGGCAGGCGTATGCCTATTGTTGGAAAATACCTTTCTTAA
- the gldB gene encoding gliding motility lipoprotein GldB: MKFAGRLFLSAAITIAFITGCTSHKRPVPDVSGITVPFTVERFDRDLFSIDTNHIPEGLDSLQRKYGSFLNDYLFNILGLAPQVDSVPAKLKLYLHDYAPIYDSVQRHFPDMKPQEKELLLALQLTRHYFPQSKLPEKLVCFVGPIEGYGNVITATGFAVGLQLYLGKEFPAYYADYVRDVYPAYQSRRFEAPYIATACMRNLLDDMYPAGNNNNKPLVDQMVELGKRLYVLDLLLPETADSIKTGYKQFQLDGCYENEALIWNYFVKNDLLYITDPLQTREYINDGPKTSALGEEAPGCIGMFTGWQIVKKWMEQHKEMTPSQLMTTPARQIFEEAKYKPR, translated from the coding sequence ATGAAGTTTGCAGGCAGGCTTTTTCTTTCAGCAGCAATAACTATTGCATTTATAACAGGTTGTACTTCGCACAAACGCCCTGTGCCGGATGTGTCAGGCATCACTGTTCCTTTTACGGTAGAGCGGTTCGACAGGGATCTGTTTTCTATCGATACCAATCATATTCCCGAAGGGCTGGACAGCCTGCAGCGTAAGTATGGCAGTTTTTTAAACGACTACCTTTTTAATATACTCGGGCTGGCACCGCAAGTAGATAGTGTGCCGGCTAAGCTAAAACTATACCTGCACGATTATGCACCTATTTACGATTCGGTACAACGGCATTTTCCGGATATGAAGCCACAGGAGAAAGAACTGTTGCTGGCTTTACAACTAACACGCCATTACTTCCCGCAATCTAAACTGCCCGAAAAGCTGGTTTGTTTTGTGGGGCCTATAGAAGGATATGGCAACGTAATTACCGCCACGGGATTTGCGGTAGGCTTACAATTGTATTTGGGAAAAGAGTTTCCTGCCTATTACGCTGATTATGTACGGGATGTATATCCTGCCTATCAAAGCAGGCGTTTTGAAGCGCCTTATATAGCCACCGCCTGCATGCGTAATTTGCTGGATGATATGTATCCTGCCGGAAACAACAACAATAAGCCACTGGTAGACCAGATGGTGGAACTGGGCAAGCGGTTGTATGTGCTGGACCTGCTGTTACCTGAAACAGCGGATAGTATTAAAACAGGCTACAAGCAGTTTCAGCTGGATGGTTGCTATGAAAATGAAGCCCTTATATGGAACTACTTTGTGAAGAATGATCTGCTATACATTACTGATCCCCTGCAAACAAGGGAGTATATAAATGATGGGCCTAAAACATCTGCATTAGGTGAAGAAGCGCCTGGCTGTATTGGCATGTTTACCGGTTGGCAGATAGTGAAAAAGTGGATGGAGCAGCATAAAGAAATGACGCCGTCTCAATTAATGACTACACCTGCACGACAAATTTTTGAAGAGGCAAAGTATAAACCACGCTAA
- the apaG gene encoding Co2+/Mg2+ efflux protein ApaG → MISKISEGVQISVETFYQDEYSHPVNSEYMFAYRITIENHNHFSVKLLRRHWFIYDSNGQNREVEGEGVVGMQPVLESGKQFQYVSGCNLKTEIGRMQGTYLMENLNSLTTFIVKIPPFQMVAPFKNN, encoded by the coding sequence ATGATATCCAAAATCTCTGAAGGCGTTCAAATCAGTGTGGAAACTTTCTACCAGGATGAGTATAGTCACCCTGTAAACAGTGAGTATATGTTCGCCTACCGTATCACTATTGAAAACCATAATCACTTTTCTGTTAAACTGCTGCGCCGTCACTGGTTTATATATGACAGCAACGGCCAAAACCGCGAGGTAGAAGGCGAAGGCGTAGTAGGCATGCAACCCGTTCTTGAGTCTGGTAAACAATTTCAATATGTAAGTGGCTGTAATCTGAAAACCGAAATAGGTCGTATGCAAGGTACTTACCTGATGGAAAATTTGAATTCGTTAACCACCTTTATAGTTAAGATCCCGCCTTTTCAAATGGTAGCCCCATTTAAAAATAACTAA
- a CDS encoding isocitrate/isopropylmalate family dehydrogenase, translated as MTKIAVAKGDGIGPEIMDAVLSVFQAAQVPLEYEFVDMGKWVFDKGFSNGMTSEAQQTIENLGILFKGPMETPKGKGVKSINVTARKTWNTYANKRVFQTLHGVDTVFSKAGIPIDVTIVRENIEDTYGGVEHMITPDVALSRRFITRPGSMQVIKYAFEMASKKGARRITCGHKANIMKLTDGLFLECFYEVAKNYPDLKADDVIVDDLCMKLVTRPDTFDVVVLTNLQGDIVSDLCAGLVGGLGFAPSANVGDHISIFEAVHGTAPDIAGKGIANPTALLLSGFSLLQHVGLYDKANMIENALLYTLESGVHTGDFGDRNKPSLNTTEFANAIIANFGKKPEHNPKPDMTDHAVSCTVFNLSKNAMMESDSTITEKINGVDLFIESNLQPQEIADKCLRHAGVKFKLVNISNRGTQVWPTGSKFTNLVNQYNARFESIDDHALNQQDVIGLYVSLSGDFRVCSLELLNTFGDKKAYSLAQGQ; from the coding sequence ATGACAAAGATTGCGGTAGCAAAAGGCGATGGTATTGGACCGGAGATAATGGATGCCGTTCTTTCTGTTTTTCAGGCGGCTCAGGTTCCATTGGAGTATGAATTCGTAGACATGGGAAAATGGGTATTTGACAAAGGATTTAGTAACGGGATGACGTCTGAAGCGCAGCAAACTATTGAAAACTTAGGTATACTTTTCAAAGGGCCAATGGAAACCCCTAAAGGTAAGGGGGTAAAAAGCATTAACGTTACCGCACGTAAAACCTGGAACACTTATGCTAACAAAAGGGTGTTTCAAACTTTGCATGGTGTAGATACTGTATTTAGCAAAGCGGGTATTCCTATCGATGTTACTATCGTTCGCGAAAACATCGAAGATACCTATGGTGGTGTAGAACACATGATTACACCCGATGTGGCTTTAAGCCGTCGTTTCATTACCCGTCCGGGAAGCATGCAGGTAATTAAGTATGCATTTGAAATGGCTAGCAAAAAAGGCGCACGCCGTATTACCTGCGGTCACAAAGCCAACATTATGAAGCTGACCGATGGCTTGTTCCTGGAGTGCTTTTATGAAGTAGCTAAGAACTATCCTGACTTAAAAGCAGATGATGTGATTGTGGATGACCTGTGTATGAAGCTGGTTACCCGTCCCGATACATTTGATGTGGTGGTGCTTACCAACCTGCAGGGTGATATTGTGAGCGATTTATGTGCTGGCCTGGTAGGTGGTTTAGGTTTTGCTCCTTCTGCCAATGTGGGCGATCATATCAGCATTTTCGAAGCTGTACACGGTACCGCTCCGGATATTGCAGGTAAAGGCATTGCCAACCCTACTGCGTTATTATTAAGTGGTTTCTCCCTGTTACAACACGTTGGGTTATACGACAAAGCCAACATGATTGAAAATGCTTTATTATATACACTGGAAAGTGGAGTGCATACCGGTGATTTTGGCGACCGCAACAAACCTTCTTTAAATACCACTGAGTTTGCCAATGCTATCATTGCCAATTTTGGTAAAAAGCCAGAGCATAATCCTAAGCCGGATATGACCGATCATGCAGTGAGCTGTACCGTATTCAACCTTTCCAAAAACGCTATGATGGAAAGTGATTCTACTATCACTGAAAAAATAAATGGGGTAGACTTATTTATCGAAAGCAACCTGCAACCACAGGAAATTGCAGATAAGTGTTTGCGTCATGCGGGTGTTAAATTCAAACTGGTCAATATCAGCAACCGCGGTACACAGGTATGGCCTACCGGTTCTAAATTCACCAACCTGGTAAACCAATACAACGCCCGTTTTGAAAGCATTGACGATCATGCTTTAAATCAGCAGGATGTTATTGGCTTATATGTAAGCCTGAGCGGTGATTTCAGAGTATGTTCACTGGAATTGCTTAACACCTTTGGCGATAAAAAAGCTTACAGTCTGGCACAAGGTCAGTAA
- a CDS encoding TolC family protein — MSMRSIVTLAFVLSLYCGSVTAQGTGDSLRLSLQQCVETAIKNNADVQRKDLLKQSAHLGWTQARENMIPTLNADAYHGNNQGRSINPYTNSYIDQQLSYANYSIYSSVTLFQGLSLQNAIKQNKLAFNAASYEEQQQKELLTLNVIMSYLQVLTNEDLLALAYQQQGVSNKQVERLDIRDKDSAADPKELNDLRGQLANDQLTVVTTQNSLENAKLSLAQLMNVPYTNKLAVERVSADKAPQLLYDANAEEVYKSASGNLAIVKAADLRKESAEKAIQVAKGKGWPVVFLSGSLATNYSSAGTLQNLVSTTHQAGSSYVEYNGSQLPVIEESNTYAADKIPYTKQLNNNLNNSISIGVTIPILNNFSNKNKIAQARITAQDAAITANSVRIQLQQNVEQAYFNMTAAQNKYKVLKLQQAAFKESFRVAEVKFNAGAINSVDYVVAKNNYDKSNINLIVAGYDLAIRIKLLDYYQGKPLW, encoded by the coding sequence ATGAGCATGCGCAGTATAGTTACCCTCGCTTTTGTTTTATCACTTTACTGCGGTAGTGTTACCGCACAAGGCACTGGCGATTCGCTTCGCCTGTCGTTGCAGCAATGCGTGGAAACGGCTATTAAAAACAATGCAGATGTACAACGGAAGGATTTGCTAAAGCAATCGGCCCACCTGGGCTGGACCCAGGCACGGGAGAACATGATACCCACCTTAAATGCCGATGCATATCACGGTAATAACCAGGGCCGTAGCATTAACCCTTATACCAACAGCTATATAGATCAGCAGTTGAGCTATGCCAACTACAGCATTTATTCCAGTGTAACCTTGTTCCAGGGCCTGTCACTGCAAAATGCTATTAAGCAAAACAAACTGGCTTTTAACGCTGCCAGTTATGAAGAGCAGCAACAAAAGGAGCTACTGACCCTGAATGTGATTATGTCGTATTTGCAGGTACTGACCAATGAAGACTTGCTGGCATTGGCGTACCAGCAACAGGGGGTTAGCAACAAACAGGTGGAAAGGCTGGACATCCGGGATAAAGACAGTGCTGCCGACCCCAAAGAGCTTAATGACTTACGCGGACAACTGGCCAATGACCAGCTTACGGTAGTAACCACCCAAAACAGCCTGGAAAATGCCAAACTATCACTGGCACAACTGATGAACGTGCCCTATACCAACAAGCTGGCAGTTGAGCGGGTAAGTGCTGATAAAGCCCCGCAATTATTATATGATGCCAATGCAGAAGAAGTATACAAAAGCGCATCGGGCAACCTTGCTATAGTAAAGGCGGCGGATTTGCGCAAGGAAAGCGCAGAAAAGGCTATACAGGTGGCAAAGGGTAAGGGATGGCCTGTTGTATTTTTAAGTGGTTCGCTGGCTACCAACTATTCCAGCGCGGGCACTTTGCAAAACCTGGTAAGCACCACACACCAGGCAGGTAGCAGTTATGTGGAATACAATGGCAGCCAGTTACCAGTAATTGAAGAATCCAATACGTATGCCGCTGACAAAATCCCTTATACCAAACAGTTGAACAACAACCTTAACAACAGTATCAGCATTGGCGTTACCATTCCTATTCTCAACAACTTCTCTAACAAGAACAAAATAGCCCAGGCCCGAATTACTGCACAGGATGCAGCCATTACTGCCAATTCAGTGCGCATACAATTGCAGCAGAATGTAGAGCAGGCTTATTTTAATATGACCGCCGCACAAAATAAGTATAAAGTATTGAAGCTACAGCAGGCTGCTTTTAAAGAATCATTCAGAGTAGCAGAGGTGAAGTTTAACGCAGGCGCGATTAACTCGGTAGATTATGTGGTAGCGAAAAACAACTACGATAAGAGTAATATTAACCTGATAGTAGCCGGGTACGATTTAGCCATACGCATTAAACTACTCGACTACTACCAGGGAAAACCTTTATGGTAA
- a CDS encoding ABC transporter ATP-binding protein has product MIKLAHISKWVNTGATRTFLLKDVSLDIAEGEFVSIMGPSGSGKSTLLNVIGMLDQANEGEYMFFDQPVHQLKEKQRTALYKQYIGFVFQAYHLIDELTVYENIETPLLYQNVKTAERKAIVADTLDKFQIVGKKDLFPAQLSGGQQQLVGIARALVAKPKLLLADEPTGNLNSKQGEEIMELFSKLNKEEGVTIIQVTHSEKNAAYGSRIINLLDGRIEL; this is encoded by the coding sequence ATGATAAAGCTAGCGCACATATCCAAATGGGTAAATACAGGAGCCACCAGAACCTTTTTATTAAAAGATGTAAGTCTGGATATTGCAGAAGGGGAATTTGTATCCATTATGGGGCCTTCCGGATCGGGTAAGTCTACGCTGTTAAACGTGATTGGCATGTTGGACCAGGCCAATGAAGGAGAATACATGTTCTTTGATCAGCCAGTGCATCAGCTAAAGGAAAAGCAGCGTACTGCATTATATAAGCAATACATTGGTTTTGTGTTTCAGGCTTATCATCTCATTGACGAGCTTACCGTATATGAAAACATTGAAACTCCCCTACTGTACCAGAATGTAAAAACTGCCGAACGCAAGGCTATTGTAGCAGACACCCTGGATAAATTCCAGATCGTTGGTAAAAAAGACCTGTTTCCCGCACAATTGTCGGGTGGTCAGCAACAACTGGTAGGTATTGCACGTGCCTTAGTGGCAAAACCTAAGTTACTGCTGGCAGACGAACCAACCGGCAACTTAAACTCGAAGCAGGGGGAAGAAATTATGGAATTGTTCAGCAAACTGAATAAAGAAGAAGGAGTAACTATTATACAGGTAACCCACTCCGAAAAGAATGCAGCCTATGGTTCACGCATCATTAACCTGCTGGATGGCAGAATTGAATTATAA